A single Lolium perenne isolate Kyuss_39 chromosome 6, Kyuss_2.0, whole genome shotgun sequence DNA region contains:
- the LOC127307099 gene encoding uncharacterized protein At4g06744-like: MASHLKYSIFFLLCASTIVADSTQLESSHKSRTSYSSSYYPRPQDFPNERLYNAYFVIQRFKHTISCDPRNIISSWNGPDICGEKNYHGFYCTAPTGHGGNLTVTSIVFHGFGLCAPKLQGFIDQFPDLALFQASSNKLSSDIPRLNGLPYMYSLTVESSLPMYKSDDGGRHCNYADILELIKTHQPICFMYYPNGIEKAEEIAGATNAQALLLNSNSLSGPLPADLGFSKVSYLALANNKLTGPIPPSIAHMQDSLLEVLLLNNQLSGCLPHELGMLTKTSVIDAGMNQLTGPIPSSFSCLSSVEQLNLAGNRLYGQVPDALCSLAGPAGRLANLTLSSNYFTSVGPACSALIKDGVLDVKRNCIPGFANQRGPAECASFQSQPKTCQASSAPVACPAAADDAKKNAAAPVVKVAREYSSYVTYATLHE; encoded by the coding sequence ATGGCGAGTCATCTTAAGTATTCCATCTTTTTTCTGCTATGTGCTTCTACAATAGTAGCCGACTCTACCCAACTAGAATCTTCTCACAAGAGCAGGACATCTTACTCTTCGTCCTACTATCCACGGCCACAAGACTTCCCAAATGAGCGGCTTTACAATGCCTACTTCGTTATCCAGCGCTTCAAGCATACAATCTCATGCGATCCCAGGAACATCATCTCCAGTTGGAACGGCCCTGATATATGTGGCGAGAAGAACTACCACGGTTTCTACTGCACGGCGCCAACTGGGCACGGAGGGAACCTCACGGTCACCTCCATCGTGTTCCATGGTTTTGGTCTGTGCGCCCCGAAGCTGCAAGGCTTCATCGACCAGTTCCCCGATCTTGCTCTCTTCCAGGCAAGTTCAAACAAGTTGAGCAGCGATATCCCCCGTCTTAACGGGCTTCCCTACATGTACAGCCTCACTGTCGAAAGTTCCCTCCCAATGTATAAATCCGATGACGGGGGACGACATTGTAATTATGCTGATATCCTCGAGCTCATCAAGACACATCAACCTATATGCTTCATGTACTATCCTAATGGCATCGAGAAGGCAGAAGAAATCGCCGGCGCCACGAATGCTCAGGCGCTTCTGCTCAACAGCAACAGCCTATCGGGGCCGCTTCCAGCGGACCTTGGCTTCTCCAAGGTGAGCTACCTCGCGCTCGCCAACAACAAGCTCACCGGGCCAATCCCGCCATCAATCGCGCACATGCAAGACTCCCTCCTCGAGGTGCTCCTCCTCAACAACCAGCTCTCCGGCTGCCTCCCCCACGAGCTGGGCATGCTCACCAAGACATCCGTCATCGATGCCGGCATGAACCAGCTCACCGGCCCGATCCCGTCATCGTTCTCCTGCCTCAGCAGCGTCGAGCAGCTTAACCTCGCCGGCAACCGCCTCTACGGGCAGGTCCCCGACGCGCTCTGCAGTCTCGCCGGCCCGGCCGGCCGCCTCGCCAACCTCACGCTGTCGAGCAACTACTTCACCTCCGTCGGGCCGGCGTGCTCGGCGCTGATCAAGGACGGCGTGCTGGACGTGAAGCGCAACTGCATCCCCGGCTTCGCCAACCAGAGGGGCCCGGCGGAGTGCGCCTCGTTCCAGAGCCAGCCCAAGACGTGCCAGGCGTCGAGCGCTCCAGTGGCGTGCCCCGCTGCCGCCGACGACGCCAAGAAGAACGCGGCGGCGCCGGTGGTGAAGGTGGCCCGTGAGTACTCCAGCTACGTGACCTACGCCACTCTGCATGAGTGA